The Rhododendron vialii isolate Sample 1 chromosome 8a, ASM3025357v1 genome has a window encoding:
- the LOC131335634 gene encoding protein C2-DOMAIN ABA-RELATED 4-like, protein MENILGLLRIHIHRGVNLAIRDMKSSDPYVVVRLGKQKLRTRVVKQNVNPVWDEDLTLSIADPNTPIKLMVFDKDTFSFDDKMGDAEFDIKPLIEAVKMRLEGVASGTRVKSIKPNRENCLSEESCVIWVDGSVVQNMFLRLRNVECGEVELQLQWIHIPGSRGL, encoded by the exons ATGGAAAACATATTGGGTCTACTGAGAATTCACATTCACCGGGGTGTAAATCTTGCCATCAGAGATATGAAAAGCAGTGATCCTTATGTTGTTGTCCGATTGGGCAAACAG AAACTGAGAACTCGTGTAGTGAAGCAAAATGTGAATCCTGTGTGGGATGAAGATTTGACACTTTCTATTGCAGACCCAAATACCCCAATCAAGCTT ATGGTATTCGACAAGGATACGTTCAGTTTCGATGACAAAATGGGAGATGCAGAGTTTGATATCAAACCCTTGATAGAAGCTGTAAAAATGCGTTTGGAGGGCGTCGCTAGTGGAACCAGAGTCAAAAGCATAAAACCGAATCGCGAGAACTGCCTATCCGAAGAGAGTTGTGTTATTTGGGTCGATGGAAGTGTAGTCCAAAATATGTTTCTCAGATTACGGAATGTGGAATGCGGCGAGGTGGAGTTGCAGTTGCAGTGGATACATATTCCTGGTTCTAGGGGTTTGTAG
- the LOC131298528 gene encoding putative disease resistance protein RGA3, with protein sequence MISTGDKSETPNTQGVVRKLIAKLNGKKYFLVLDDVWNTYLDLWVNLRNSLIGIVGSKESRILVTTRSIDVVSAMQTYPSCTHQLTTLSKADCLAMFGKKPFASGGPRESQTLSDIGRRMVEKCNGVPLAINSLGDLLYSKQNKQEWESIEESETWSLLENEEGIFSVLRLCFDHLTSPSLKQLFAYCSIFPKDHVIMKDELIQLWLGLGYLKSSSRRKVEMEELGNDSIFIPCA encoded by the coding sequence ATGATTTCAACTGGAGATAAATCTGAGACACCGAACACTCAAGGAGTAGTGAGAAAGCTTATAGCAAAACTAAATGGGAAAAAATACTTTCTTGTATTAGATGACGTTTGGAATACATATCTAGATTTATGGGTAAACTTGAGAAATTCTTTGATAGGAATAGTTGGCTCTAAGGAAAGCAGAATTTTAGTTACTACCCGTAGTATAGACGTCGTATCAGCAATGCAAACATACCCATCTTGCACCCATCAGTTGACGACACTATCGAAAGCTGATTGTTTGGCAATGTTTGGGAAAAAACCATTTGCCAGTGGTGGACCAAGAGAAAGTCAAACTTTATCGGATATTGGTAGAAGAATGGTAGAAAAGTGTAACGGTGTGCCATTAGCCATAAATTCATTAGGAGACCTACTGTACTCAAAGCAAAATAAACAAGAATGGGAGTCCATCGAGGAGAGTGAAACATGGAGTTTACTGGAAAATGAAGAGGGGATTTTTTCAGTATTGCGTCTTTGTTTTGACCATTTAACGTCACCATCTCTGAAACAATTGTTTGCATACTGTTCTATTTTCCCAAAGGACCATGTCATCATGAAGGATGAGCTGATTCAACTTTGGTTGGGCCTAGGATATCTTAAATCTTCTTCAAGAAGAAAGGTGGAAATGGAAGAGTTAGGCAATGATAGTATTTTCATACCTTGTGCATAA
- the LOC131335632 gene encoding putative disease resistance protein At3g14460 isoform X4 has protein sequence MKTTFPSCKHKEPHEFPSIIPSSSFDVAHYPESLPARLNAKGILNRLLSLATNHINNQINLAWGFKQDLDKLCERLRIIQGLLHDAENQKITLEAMMAWLKTLKPATCKAENVLDKLAYEALRRKVQDRIRNQVHDLFTLSDPLSFRVKMANKVNNINVLLNRICKVANDIGLRPAKQLIRAIVEPMEFRNTGPSIGDTTVVGRDHDVLVVLDMLLRSDIEGELLVTAVVGMAGF, from the exons ATGAAGACAACATTTCCCTCATGCAAACACAAGGAACCCCATGAATTTCCTTCAATCATCCCAAG TTCTTCGTTTGATGTTGCCCACTACCCAGAATCTCTTCCAGCCAGACTTAATG CCAAGGGAATTCTGAATCGGTTGCTTTCCCTAGCTACCAATCATATTAACAATCAGATTAACCTGGCATGGGGTTTCAAGCAAGACCTCGATAAGCTCTGTGAAAGGTTAAGAATTATTCAAGGTTTGTTACATGATGCTGAGAACCAGAAAATAACATTAGAAGCTATGATGGCATGGCTAAAGACTCTCAAGCCTGCAACCTGCAAAGCTGAGAATGTGTTGGACAAGTTGGCCTATGAAGCTCTTCGAAGAAAGGTACAAGACCGGATCAGGAACCAGGTGCACGATTTGTTCACCCTCTCTGATCCATTGTCGTTTCGTGTCAAGATGGCTAATAAGGTCAATAACATCAATGTACTGTTAAACAGAATTTGTAAAGTAGCAAATGATATTGGTCTTAGACCAGCTAAGCAACTCATACGTGCCATTGTTGAACCTATGGAATTCAGGAACACTGGACCTTCCATAGGTGATACAACAGTTGTGGGGAGGGATCACGATGTTTTAGTTGTTCTAGACATGTTGCTACGCTCTGACATAGAAGGTGAGTTACTTGTCACTGCCGTTGTAGGAATGGCTGGGTTTTGA
- the LOC131335632 gene encoding putative disease resistance protein At3g14460 isoform X3, giving the protein MKTTFPSCKHKEPHEFPSIIPRLWGFPPILFLCNYPSTAAHLFLHSSSFDVAHYPESLPARLNAKGILNRLLSLATNHINNQINLAWGFKQDLDKLCERLRIIQGLLHDAENQKITLEAMMAWLKTLKPATCKAENVLDKLAYEALRRKVQDRIRNQVHDLFTLSDPLSFRVKMANKVNNINVLLNRICKVANDIGLRPAKQLIRAIVEPMEFRNTGPSIGDTTVVGRDHDVLVVLDMLLRSDIEGELLVTAVVGMAGF; this is encoded by the exons ATGAAGACAACATTTCCCTCATGCAAACACAAGGAACCCCATGAATTTCCTTCAATCATCCCAAG ATTGTGGGGTTTTCCCCCTATTTTGTTCTTGTGTAATTACCCATCTACTGCTGCCCACCTCTTTTTGCACAGTTCTTCGTTTGATGTTGCCCACTACCCAGAATCTCTTCCAGCCAGACTTAATG CCAAGGGAATTCTGAATCGGTTGCTTTCCCTAGCTACCAATCATATTAACAATCAGATTAACCTGGCATGGGGTTTCAAGCAAGACCTCGATAAGCTCTGTGAAAGGTTAAGAATTATTCAAGGTTTGTTACATGATGCTGAGAACCAGAAAATAACATTAGAAGCTATGATGGCATGGCTAAAGACTCTCAAGCCTGCAACCTGCAAAGCTGAGAATGTGTTGGACAAGTTGGCCTATGAAGCTCTTCGAAGAAAGGTACAAGACCGGATCAGGAACCAGGTGCACGATTTGTTCACCCTCTCTGATCCATTGTCGTTTCGTGTCAAGATGGCTAATAAGGTCAATAACATCAATGTACTGTTAAACAGAATTTGTAAAGTAGCAAATGATATTGGTCTTAGACCAGCTAAGCAACTCATACGTGCCATTGTTGAACCTATGGAATTCAGGAACACTGGACCTTCCATAGGTGATACAACAGTTGTGGGGAGGGATCACGATGTTTTAGTTGTTCTAGACATGTTGCTACGCTCTGACATAGAAGGTGAGTTACTTGTCACTGCCGTTGTAGGAATGGCTGGGTTTTGA
- the LOC131335632 gene encoding putative disease resistance protein At3g14460 isoform X2 encodes MPLNQKNGTSLSLTLSLSLSAKGRRWGPGVASLQQLGWSLSRALGKWLTFLMKTTFPSCKHKEPHEFPSIIPSSSFDVAHYPESLPARLNAKGILNRLLSLATNHINNQINLAWGFKQDLDKLCERLRIIQGLLHDAENQKITLEAMMAWLKTLKPATCKAENVLDKLAYEALRRKVQDRIRNQVHDLFTLSDPLSFRVKMANKVNNINVLLNRICKVANDIGLRPAKQLIRAIVEPMEFRNTGPSIGDTTVVGRDHDVLVVLDMLLRSDIEGELLVTAVVGMAGF; translated from the exons ATGCCTTTAAACCAGAAGAACggcacatctctctctctcactctctctctctctctctctgcgaagGGTAGACGTTGGGGGCCTGGGGTAGCCTCATTACAACAACTCGGTTGGTCTCTCTCGCGCGCGCTCGGTAAATGGCTGACT TTTCTCATGAAGACAACATTTCCCTCATGCAAACACAAGGAACCCCATGAATTTCCTTCAATCATCCCAAG TTCTTCGTTTGATGTTGCCCACTACCCAGAATCTCTTCCAGCCAGACTTAATG CCAAGGGAATTCTGAATCGGTTGCTTTCCCTAGCTACCAATCATATTAACAATCAGATTAACCTGGCATGGGGTTTCAAGCAAGACCTCGATAAGCTCTGTGAAAGGTTAAGAATTATTCAAGGTTTGTTACATGATGCTGAGAACCAGAAAATAACATTAGAAGCTATGATGGCATGGCTAAAGACTCTCAAGCCTGCAACCTGCAAAGCTGAGAATGTGTTGGACAAGTTGGCCTATGAAGCTCTTCGAAGAAAGGTACAAGACCGGATCAGGAACCAGGTGCACGATTTGTTCACCCTCTCTGATCCATTGTCGTTTCGTGTCAAGATGGCTAATAAGGTCAATAACATCAATGTACTGTTAAACAGAATTTGTAAAGTAGCAAATGATATTGGTCTTAGACCAGCTAAGCAACTCATACGTGCCATTGTTGAACCTATGGAATTCAGGAACACTGGACCTTCCATAGGTGATACAACAGTTGTGGGGAGGGATCACGATGTTTTAGTTGTTCTAGACATGTTGCTACGCTCTGACATAGAAGGTGAGTTACTTGTCACTGCCGTTGTAGGAATGGCTGGGTTTTGA
- the LOC131335632 gene encoding uncharacterized protein LOC131335632 isoform X1: MPLNQKNGTSLSLTLSLSLSAKGRRWGPGVASLQQLGWSLSRALGKWLTFLMKTTFPSCKHKEPHEFPSIIPRLWGFPPILFLCNYPSTAAHLFLHSSSFDVAHYPESLPARLNAKGILNRLLSLATNHINNQINLAWGFKQDLDKLCERLRIIQGLLHDAENQKITLEAMMAWLKTLKPATCKAENVLDKLAYEALRRKVQDRIRNQVHDLFTLSDPLSFRVKMANKVNNINVLLNRICKVANDIGLRPAKQLIRAIVEPMEFRNTGPSIGDTTVVGRDHDVLVVLDMLLRSDIEGELLVTAVVGMAGF, translated from the exons ATGCCTTTAAACCAGAAGAACggcacatctctctctctcactctctctctctctctctctgcgaagGGTAGACGTTGGGGGCCTGGGGTAGCCTCATTACAACAACTCGGTTGGTCTCTCTCGCGCGCGCTCGGTAAATGGCTGACT TTTCTCATGAAGACAACATTTCCCTCATGCAAACACAAGGAACCCCATGAATTTCCTTCAATCATCCCAAG ATTGTGGGGTTTTCCCCCTATTTTGTTCTTGTGTAATTACCCATCTACTGCTGCCCACCTCTTTTTGCACAGTTCTTCGTTTGATGTTGCCCACTACCCAGAATCTCTTCCAGCCAGACTTAATG CCAAGGGAATTCTGAATCGGTTGCTTTCCCTAGCTACCAATCATATTAACAATCAGATTAACCTGGCATGGGGTTTCAAGCAAGACCTCGATAAGCTCTGTGAAAGGTTAAGAATTATTCAAGGTTTGTTACATGATGCTGAGAACCAGAAAATAACATTAGAAGCTATGATGGCATGGCTAAAGACTCTCAAGCCTGCAACCTGCAAAGCTGAGAATGTGTTGGACAAGTTGGCCTATGAAGCTCTTCGAAGAAAGGTACAAGACCGGATCAGGAACCAGGTGCACGATTTGTTCACCCTCTCTGATCCATTGTCGTTTCGTGTCAAGATGGCTAATAAGGTCAATAACATCAATGTACTGTTAAACAGAATTTGTAAAGTAGCAAATGATATTGGTCTTAGACCAGCTAAGCAACTCATACGTGCCATTGTTGAACCTATGGAATTCAGGAACACTGGACCTTCCATAGGTGATACAACAGTTGTGGGGAGGGATCACGATGTTTTAGTTGTTCTAGACATGTTGCTACGCTCTGACATAGAAGGTGAGTTACTTGTCACTGCCGTTGTAGGAATGGCTGGGTTTTGA